A region from the Methanofollis liminatans DSM 4140 genome encodes:
- a CDS encoding roadblock/LC7 domain-containing protein: protein MLTFALGKLLIAGAIGACVAGPDGRVRGEAGAADWEAAAPLIPAAAVSWNSLAGDLGADGFAGVLIEAGGGVLLMMPLPGGDVLAVLLEPGANPGRVRYEMKKNLDLIASVI from the coding sequence ATGCTCACGTTCGCACTTGGCAAACTCCTGATTGCAGGGGCAATCGGCGCCTGCGTCGCTGGACCCGACGGCCGGGTGCGCGGGGAGGCGGGCGCCGCCGACTGGGAGGCGGCGGCCCCCCTCATCCCGGCGGCTGCGGTATCCTGGAACAGCCTTGCAGGAGACCTCGGGGCGGATGGATTCGCCGGCGTCCTCATCGAAGCGGGCGGCGGCGTCCTGCTCATGATGCCCCTCCCTGGCGGCGACGTCCTCGCCGTCCTCCTCGAACCCGGCGCCAATCCCGGGCGCGTCCGCTACGAGATGAAGAAGAACCTCGACCTTATCGCATCGGTGATATGA
- a CDS encoding HAMP domain-containing protein, which yields MDGMARTGTAERSLTLQIPIFYKLFVSMLFVAVIPIALIGLMAAGDTGGIVSSIGLPATIFLLTLVTLSIVVMWSFFLASSITSPITQLSEVARSVSMGDLKNSEVHVMTNDEIGDLASSFNRMINSYKILDALSREEGE from the coding sequence ATGGATGGAATGGCCCGGACAGGTACGGCGGAGAGGAGTCTGACACTCCAGATCCCCATATTCTACAAGCTCTTCGTGAGCATGCTCTTTGTAGCGGTGATCCCGATCGCCCTGATCGGTCTCATGGCGGCCGGCGACACGGGCGGCATCGTGTCAAGCATCGGTCTGCCGGCGACGATCTTCCTCCTGACGCTCGTGACGCTCTCCATCGTGGTGATGTGGAGCTTCTTCCTTGCAAGCAGCATCACAAGCCCCATCACCCAGCTCTCAGAGGTCGCACGCTCGGTCTCCATGGGCGACCTGAAGAACTCCGAGGTGCACGTGATGACCAACGATGAGATCGGGGACCTCGCCTCCTCGTTCAACAGGATGATCAACTCCTACAAGATCCTGGATGCGCTCTCGCGGGAAGAGGGTGAGTGA
- a CDS encoding MBL fold metallo-hydrolase, whose amino-acid sequence MTAVLRDDDEDVRRDDRMRIAPFIHALKISFKIVIAPGMALDRFVYCYLVYGETITLIDTGVAGCETQIFDAIRSAGRDPSEIASIILTHAHPDHIGAARAIQRATGCTIAAHPAERGWIEDVDLQNRERPVPGFASLVGGPVQVDRELADGEIIAPDKTRDMNLNVLHTPGHSPGSISLFMQSEGALFSGDALPVAGELPVYDDAIASVQSIKRLRGLAGIRVVLSAWDKPRRGREAYLQMDRALAYLQRIHTAVRAGSGEGPTDLTELTRKTAASLNLPPQAVNPLLARTFAANLQVRDQKNLLEDFQR is encoded by the coding sequence GTGACGGCAGTACTCAGGGACGATGATGAGGATGTGCGCAGAGACGATCGAATGCGGATAGCGCCTTTCATCCACGCACTCAAAATTTCGTTTAAAATTGTTATAGCGCCGGGAATGGCACTCGACCGGTTCGTGTACTGTTACCTCGTCTACGGTGAGACGATTACCCTTATCGACACCGGGGTGGCCGGATGCGAGACGCAGATCTTCGATGCCATCAGGTCCGCCGGCCGAGACCCCTCAGAGATTGCATCGATCATCCTGACCCACGCGCATCCCGATCATATCGGAGCAGCACGGGCGATCCAGAGGGCGACCGGCTGCACGATCGCTGCACACCCGGCCGAACGGGGATGGATCGAGGACGTGGATCTTCAGAACCGCGAGCGTCCGGTGCCGGGGTTTGCCTCACTGGTCGGCGGACCGGTGCAGGTCGATCGCGAACTCGCCGACGGAGAGATCATAGCGCCCGATAAAACTCGGGACATGAACCTCAACGTGCTCCATACGCCGGGCCATTCCCCGGGATCCATCTCGCTCTTTATGCAGAGCGAGGGGGCGCTCTTCTCCGGCGACGCACTACCGGTGGCGGGAGAACTCCCGGTCTATGACGACGCCATTGCGTCGGTACAGTCCATAAAACGGCTCCGGGGGCTTGCCGGCATTCGCGTGGTTCTCTCGGCATGGGATAAACCGAGGAGGGGGCGGGAGGCATATCTTCAGATGGACCGGGCGCTTGCATATCTCCAGAGGATCCACACAGCCGTACGTGCAGGCAGCGGTGAAGGTCCCACCGACCTGACGGAACTCACCAGAAAAACTGCCGCTTCTCTCAACCTGCCCCCACAGGCGGTAAATCCGCTGCTCGCCCGCACCTTTGCAGCAAACCTGCAGGTGCGGGACCAGAAGAACCTGCTGGAAGATTTCCAGAGATAA